A region from the uncultured Stenotrophomonas sp. genome encodes:
- a CDS encoding conserved hypothetical protein (Evidence 4 : Homologs of previously reported genes of unknown function), with protein sequence MNVPPRAIPSPCIGICSLDSAGRCRGCLRTGEEIGGWLRMNELQRRQLMDEELPMRALASGSLAAALPGRERLLRALEPLATAPTGQGWNHSELADLLPAGPLAEAAVLAGLVPRAQGVQVLLTRRTETLRNHGGQVGFPGGRIEVDDRSPAMAALRESFEEITLPREQVQVLGYLDPFLTISSYRVTPVVAVIDPGFVPVPQPAEVAEVFEVPLDFLMDPANLHQVEIEHAGRIRHVLEYSWPGQRIWGATAAILYNLRRRLEQSP encoded by the coding sequence CCGCCCCGTGCCATACCCAGCCCCTGCATCGGAATCTGTTCGCTGGACAGTGCCGGCCGTTGCCGTGGCTGCCTGCGTACGGGCGAGGAGATCGGCGGCTGGCTGCGCATGAACGAGTTGCAGCGCCGGCAACTGATGGACGAGGAGTTGCCCATGCGCGCGCTGGCGTCCGGTTCGCTGGCCGCCGCGCTGCCGGGCCGGGAGCGGCTGCTGCGCGCATTGGAACCGCTGGCCACCGCACCGACCGGGCAGGGCTGGAACCACAGCGAACTGGCCGACCTGCTGCCGGCCGGGCCGCTGGCCGAGGCCGCTGTGCTGGCCGGGCTGGTACCACGGGCGCAGGGCGTGCAGGTACTGCTCACCCGGCGCACCGAGACCCTGCGCAACCACGGCGGCCAGGTCGGTTTTCCCGGCGGGCGCATCGAGGTGGACGACCGCAGCCCGGCAATGGCGGCGCTGCGCGAGAGCTTTGAGGAAATCACCCTACCGCGCGAACAGGTGCAGGTGCTGGGCTACCTTGATCCGTTCCTCACCATTTCCAGCTACCGGGTCACGCCGGTGGTGGCGGTGATCGACCCCGGCTTCGTGCCGGTGCCGCAGCCGGCGGAAGTGGCCGAAGTGTTCGAGGTGCCGCTGGATTTCCTGATGGACCCGGCCAACCTGCACCAGGTCGAGATCGAACATGCCGGCCGCATCCGCCACGTGCTCGAATACAGTTGGCCGGGACAGCGCATCTGGGGCGCCACCGCGGCCATCCTCTACAACCTGCGTCGCCGCCTGGAGCAGAGCCCATGA